One stretch of Corynebacterium auriscanis DNA includes these proteins:
- a CDS encoding ABC transporter ATP-binding protein has product MITVEKLSKSYGKNKVLSDLTFHVPDGQVTGFLGPNGAGKSTTMRCMLGLDQPSAGHVNFSGNYRNGQSYSGEFAGLANKSSIAGSVLEATWFNPARSGRNHLRVLAHGAGIDDKRVDECLEIVGLTKAGKKKAGGYSLGMKQRLGLAAALLGNPQHLIMDEPVNGLDPEGVTWMRNTIRALAGEGRSVLVSSHLLSEMQLTADRLVVIGKGQMIGEYSMDEFLAGGATVSVECREAVLLGEKLQAKGLQVELQHPRTVQISLPEDLNEAQLRELVARTALEENFLVTKLVSEQANLEQRFLAATSSAQEYRTGQVQN; this is encoded by the coding sequence ATGATCACAGTAGAAAAGCTCAGCAAGAGCTACGGCAAAAACAAAGTCCTTTCCGACCTCACATTCCATGTGCCCGATGGGCAGGTCACTGGCTTCCTGGGGCCTAATGGGGCGGGCAAGTCCACGACCATGCGCTGCATGCTGGGGTTGGATCAACCATCCGCGGGACATGTGAATTTCAGCGGCAACTACCGCAATGGTCAGTCCTACAGCGGTGAATTCGCAGGGTTGGCGAACAAGTCCAGCATCGCGGGTTCCGTGTTGGAAGCCACCTGGTTCAATCCCGCGCGGTCGGGGCGCAACCACCTGCGGGTGCTGGCTCACGGCGCGGGTATCGACGATAAGCGCGTAGATGAATGCCTTGAAATCGTGGGCCTGACGAAGGCAGGCAAGAAGAAAGCCGGCGGGTATTCACTGGGAATGAAGCAACGCCTCGGATTGGCAGCGGCCCTATTGGGGAATCCCCAGCACCTGATTATGGACGAGCCGGTTAACGGGTTGGACCCCGAAGGTGTGACGTGGATGCGCAATACTATCCGCGCCTTGGCGGGAGAGGGACGAAGCGTGTTGGTGAGCTCCCACTTGCTGAGCGAGATGCAGCTGACGGCCGATCGATTGGTTGTGATCGGCAAGGGCCAAATGATCGGTGAGTACTCCATGGACGAATTCCTCGCCGGTGGCGCCACGGTTAGCGTGGAATGCCGCGAAGCTGTGCTGCTGGGCGAGAAGCTGCAGGCCAAGGGATTGCAAGTGGAGCTGCAGCACCCGCGGACGGTGCAGATCAGCTTGCCTGAAGATTTAAACGAGGCACAACTGCGGGAACTGGTGGCGCGCACCGCGCTGGAGGAGAATTTCTTGGTCACCAAACTGGTTTCCGAACAGGCGAACTTGGAGCAGCGATTCCTAGCGGCCACCTCCAGCGCGCAGGAATACCGCACCGGACAAGTACAGAACTAG
- a CDS encoding response regulator, giving the protein MITVGLADDQQLVRAGFAMVLGSQEDITVEWEASNGAEATDLAGSHPVDIILMDVQMPTMDGITATQKILDEQAPTGPAGQPTRVVVLTTFDSDNYVFGAVTSGASGFLLKDADPEELIKAVRTVGESTAVISPAATAKLMRRLRTEGNGDGRSGASVQKKTSETSDQAAEEKPGLDDDLGLPDPLTPRERQILCLIATGRSNQEIAEELFISLPTVKTHVGRILTKTASRDRVHAVLFALKQHLVSQEELLAQ; this is encoded by the coding sequence ATGATTACCGTGGGTTTGGCGGATGACCAGCAACTCGTGCGTGCGGGTTTTGCAATGGTACTGGGAAGCCAAGAAGACATCACTGTGGAGTGGGAAGCCTCCAACGGGGCGGAAGCCACCGACCTTGCGGGCAGTCATCCTGTTGACATCATCCTGATGGATGTACAGATGCCGACCATGGATGGGATTACTGCAACCCAAAAAATCTTGGATGAGCAGGCACCCACAGGGCCCGCGGGTCAGCCGACCCGTGTGGTCGTATTGACCACCTTTGATAGCGATAATTACGTCTTCGGTGCGGTAACTTCGGGCGCCAGTGGCTTTCTACTCAAGGATGCCGATCCCGAGGAGCTCATCAAAGCAGTGCGCACGGTAGGAGAATCCACCGCGGTCATTAGCCCTGCTGCAACAGCGAAACTCATGCGGCGCCTGCGGACAGAGGGGAACGGGGATGGGCGAAGCGGGGCGTCGGTACAAAAGAAAACCAGTGAGACCAGCGACCAGGCAGCAGAAGAGAAACCGGGTTTGGACGACGACCTGGGACTTCCCGATCCGCTGACGCCCCGGGAGCGGCAGATCTTGTGCCTCATTGCTACCGGGCGGAGCAACCAAGAAATCGCCGAGGAACTCTTTATTTCCCTGCCGACCGTTAAGACTCACGTGGGCCGGATCCTGACGAAGACCGCCTCGCGCGACAGGGTGCATGCGGTGCTGTTCGCGTTGAAGCAGCATTTGGTCAGCCAAGAGGAATTGTTAGCGCAATAG
- a CDS encoding sensor histidine kinase: MPESFSAFSLEPSVTWWRDPARRLRFIVVSLFFAFTAFFSVTTSASIYPGWQTAILGLGVIVCYVGLLVQQWHIERGVAVVAAGLVIVALSASFGLLLGYPLVCLQVYIISAYLHRRKKAWLVFALVGSFVAVGAQFIVDRFVNPIYGEPPSPREVYASPEFWVIAGVTGLLIGVSIALSWQFGKQTKQRREAVANLAARAELATVSERNRIAREMHDIVAHSLTIVIAQADGGRYAGRQDPAKAIDALETISARGREALTQMRGLLSVLHEGDDRSTTSIPGVSGLGDLISDANRSGTHATFKTEGTERTVDEVRGLTIYRVVQESLTNVLKHAGAVEVRVKLLWEPNSVIVTVDNAPGEDAMDGSGRGLTGIAERVRIHGGKATWGASPLFPGGWNVTATIPLAG; this comes from the coding sequence ATGCCCGAAAGCTTTTCCGCATTTAGCCTCGAACCTTCCGTCACATGGTGGCGTGATCCCGCGCGGCGGTTGCGATTTATCGTGGTTTCGCTGTTTTTCGCTTTCACCGCGTTTTTCAGCGTGACAACGAGTGCTTCTATATACCCTGGCTGGCAGACGGCGATTCTCGGTTTGGGTGTGATCGTGTGTTATGTAGGGCTGCTGGTACAGCAGTGGCATATCGAAAGGGGAGTGGCAGTAGTCGCGGCGGGGCTAGTGATTGTTGCCTTGTCCGCTAGTTTCGGGCTTTTGCTCGGCTACCCGCTGGTCTGCCTGCAGGTCTATATCATTAGCGCCTACTTGCATCGGCGAAAGAAGGCGTGGTTGGTTTTCGCCTTGGTGGGCAGCTTCGTTGCAGTCGGTGCGCAATTCATTGTGGACCGTTTCGTCAATCCCATCTATGGCGAACCTCCTTCTCCGCGTGAGGTATATGCCAGCCCCGAGTTCTGGGTGATCGCAGGCGTAACCGGCCTCCTCATCGGTGTGTCAATTGCGCTGAGCTGGCAATTCGGTAAACAAACCAAGCAGCGGCGCGAGGCTGTGGCGAACTTGGCGGCGCGCGCGGAACTGGCTACTGTCTCCGAGAGGAATCGCATCGCGCGGGAAATGCATGACATCGTGGCTCATTCACTCACTATCGTCATCGCGCAGGCAGATGGCGGGCGCTATGCCGGACGTCAAGATCCAGCTAAAGCTATCGACGCGCTGGAAACTATTTCGGCCCGTGGCCGCGAAGCACTTACGCAAATGCGTGGGTTGCTTTCCGTCCTTCACGAGGGCGACGATCGCTCTACTACCTCTATTCCGGGTGTTTCGGGCTTGGGGGATCTTATTTCCGACGCCAATAGGTCCGGCACCCATGCCACCTTTAAAACGGAAGGTACAGAGCGCACGGTCGATGAGGTCCGAGGGTTGACGATTTACCGTGTGGTTCAAGAATCGCTCACGAACGTGCTGAAGCATGCTGGGGCTGTAGAAGTGCGGGTAAAACTATTGTGGGAACCGAATTCCGTCATCGTGACCGTGGATAACGCGCCCGGCGAAGATGCCATGGATGGATCAGGGCGAGGGTTGACCGGAATCGCAGAGCGCGTCCGAATTCATGGAGGGAAGGCCACCTGGGGTGCAAGCCCCCTGTTCCCTGGTGGTTGGAACGTGACCGCTACGATACCGCTGGCCGGGTAA
- a CDS encoding ABC transporter ATP-binding protein, with translation MADVKFENVEIRYPGAQTPSVRDMNLHIEDGEFLVLVGPSGCGKSTTLRALAGLEDISDGTISIGGKNVTGTEPKERDIAMVFQDYALYPHMSVAENMGFALKVAKTPKAEIRDRVERAAELLGLTEFLDRKPKDLSGGQRQRVAMGRAIVREPQVFLMDEPLSNLDAKLRVQTRAQIVQLQRDLGVTTVYVTHDQVEAMTMGHRVAVLKDGVLQQVDSPKKLYEQPVNAFVAGFIGSPSMNLVKIRGAVADWNIQTPDGYADGKREMIVGVRPENLEITQDGGIEGVVRMVEELGADSYIYVDTDHGQFVARGGDSRRAPGTGQRVGLRPARDARIHFFDAETEARI, from the coding sequence ATGGCTGACGTGAAATTCGAGAACGTAGAAATTCGTTACCCCGGTGCGCAAACCCCTAGCGTGCGGGACATGAACCTGCATATCGAGGACGGCGAGTTCTTGGTTCTTGTGGGCCCCTCCGGCTGTGGCAAATCCACCACCTTGCGTGCGCTGGCCGGTTTGGAGGACATTTCCGACGGCACCATCTCCATCGGCGGCAAGAACGTCACGGGCACCGAGCCCAAGGAGCGCGATATCGCGATGGTCTTCCAAGACTACGCGCTGTATCCCCACATGAGCGTTGCGGAAAACATGGGCTTCGCCCTCAAGGTGGCGAAGACCCCAAAGGCCGAAATCCGCGATCGCGTGGAGCGCGCCGCTGAGCTGCTAGGCCTGACGGAATTCTTGGACCGCAAGCCTAAAGACTTGTCCGGTGGTCAGCGGCAGCGCGTGGCTATGGGACGAGCCATCGTTCGCGAGCCACAGGTGTTCCTCATGGACGAACCCCTATCCAACCTAGACGCAAAACTTCGTGTGCAGACGCGCGCACAAATCGTTCAGCTCCAACGCGATCTGGGTGTGACCACGGTATATGTCACCCACGATCAAGTGGAAGCGATGACGATGGGGCACCGCGTGGCTGTCCTCAAAGATGGTGTTCTGCAGCAAGTCGATTCACCAAAGAAACTGTATGAACAGCCCGTGAACGCCTTCGTAGCCGGTTTCATCGGTTCCCCATCTATGAACTTGGTCAAGATCCGCGGTGCGGTAGCGGACTGGAACATCCAGACCCCCGATGGGTATGCCGATGGCAAACGGGAGATGATCGTGGGCGTACGCCCCGAAAATCTAGAGATCACCCAGGACGGCGGCATCGAGGGCGTGGTGCGCATGGTCGAGGAACTGGGTGCGGATTCATACATCTACGTGGATACAGACCACGGGCAGTTCGTGGCTCGCGGTGGTGATTCCCGCCGTGCCCCAGGCACTGGGCAGCGGGTTGGGTTACGCCCCGCCAGGGACGCTCGCATTCACTTCTTTGACGCCGAGACGGAAGCGCGGATCTAA
- a CDS encoding ABC transporter substrate-binding protein — MAHPTKKMLAVVAASGFILTACSDGGSDNAGGNKAGGDTTGRGNITFAMGHNDTDKLKPIIDKWNKAHPDEQVKLQELAGEADAQRDTLVQSLQAGSSDIDVMAMDVVWTAQFAANGWLAPLKGDLKVDTSKFLKPTVESATYKDTLYGLPQNTNGQLLYRNTDKVKEEPQKWDDVVEACKKLGNEPCLTTQLKQYEGLTVATAGFMSGWGGGITNDQGEPNVTDTKSREGLQALVDAYKNKTITAASTGATEEETNLAFTEGKTAMAINWPYMYTNAQDKASKVSGKVEVSPLVGKDGVGVSTLGGYNNGININSKYKATALDFMKFITNEENQKSFAEKSFPPVLASIYDDAGLQKEFPYLPALKKSLENAKPRPASPNYDALSKAVQDNAYAAVTGKKSVEDATKDMESAIRNTSS; from the coding sequence ATGGCACATCCAACCAAGAAAATGTTGGCCGTTGTCGCTGCTTCTGGTTTCATCCTCACAGCGTGCTCCGATGGCGGATCTGACAACGCGGGTGGCAACAAGGCAGGTGGTGATACCACAGGACGTGGCAACATCACCTTCGCAATGGGCCACAACGATACTGACAAACTGAAGCCAATCATCGATAAGTGGAACAAGGCCCACCCTGATGAGCAGGTCAAGCTCCAGGAGCTGGCCGGTGAAGCCGATGCCCAGCGCGATACCCTCGTGCAGTCCCTACAGGCGGGCAGCAGCGACATCGACGTCATGGCCATGGATGTGGTGTGGACCGCACAGTTCGCCGCTAACGGCTGGTTGGCGCCGTTGAAGGGTGACTTGAAGGTAGATACCTCCAAGTTCCTCAAGCCCACCGTAGAGTCCGCAACGTACAAGGACACCCTCTATGGCCTACCTCAGAACACCAATGGCCAGCTCCTGTACCGCAACACGGACAAGGTCAAAGAAGAGCCACAAAAGTGGGATGACGTTGTGGAAGCGTGTAAGAAGCTCGGCAATGAACCTTGCCTGACCACGCAACTGAAGCAGTACGAGGGCCTCACCGTAGCAACCGCCGGATTCATGTCCGGATGGGGTGGCGGAATCACCAATGATCAGGGTGAACCAAACGTCACCGATACGAAATCCCGCGAGGGCCTCCAGGCCCTGGTTGATGCGTACAAGAACAAGACCATCACCGCTGCTTCCACGGGCGCTACCGAGGAAGAAACCAACCTGGCCTTCACCGAGGGCAAGACCGCTATGGCCATCAACTGGCCATATATGTACACCAACGCCCAAGACAAGGCCTCCAAGGTTTCCGGCAAGGTTGAGGTCTCCCCTCTCGTCGGTAAGGACGGCGTGGGCGTATCCACCTTGGGTGGCTACAACAACGGCATCAACATCAACTCCAAGTACAAGGCAACGGCTCTGGACTTCATGAAGTTCATCACCAATGAGGAAAACCAAAAGTCCTTCGCTGAGAAGTCATTCCCACCAGTACTTGCATCCATCTACGATGATGCGGGTCTGCAGAAGGAGTTCCCTTACCTGCCTGCGCTGAAGAAGTCCCTAGAAAACGCAAAACCACGTCCGGCTTCGCCTAACTACGATGCGCTTTCCAAGGCCGTGCAAGATAACGCCTACGCCGCGGTGACAGGCAAGAAGTCCGTTGAGGATGCCACCAAGGACATGGAATCTGCTATCCGCAACACCAGCAGCTAA
- a CDS encoding carbohydrate ABC transporter permease, which produces MVLLAIVIGYPILRAIYLSFQANKHLDPETGMFVTGGFAGLDNYLYWLSNRCMSPSGNTVTCAPGQLATDFWPALKITIFFVVVTVTLETILGLWMALVMNRSFLGRGLLRAAVLVPWAIPTAVTAKLWQFIFANQGIVNSIMGTQIHWTTDPWAARFAVIIADVWKTAPFMALLILAGLQMVPQGVYEAARVDGASKWQQFTQITLPLIKPALMVAILFRTLDALRMYDLPVIMISESSNSPTAVISQLVIQDTKQGNFNSASAMSTLIFLLIFAVAFVMVKFLGADVGGSQGSSAGGKRRASWWKKTKAQPVEPQQETATRNSGGGAQTNPALSNPASPANPAQTNSEEASR; this is translated from the coding sequence ATGGTGCTCCTTGCCATCGTCATCGGTTATCCAATTCTGCGCGCAATTTACTTATCTTTCCAGGCCAATAAGCACCTCGATCCTGAAACCGGCATGTTCGTCACCGGTGGGTTCGCCGGGTTAGATAATTACCTCTACTGGCTCAGCAACCGTTGTATGAGCCCCAGCGGAAACACGGTGACGTGCGCCCCGGGCCAGCTCGCGACCGACTTCTGGCCGGCACTGAAGATCACGATCTTCTTCGTCGTTGTCACCGTCACGTTGGAGACAATTCTCGGTTTATGGATGGCACTGGTGATGAACCGCAGCTTCTTGGGGCGCGGCCTATTGCGCGCTGCAGTGCTGGTGCCGTGGGCGATCCCCACCGCAGTCACCGCTAAGCTGTGGCAGTTCATTTTCGCGAACCAAGGCATCGTGAACTCCATTATGGGCACGCAGATTCACTGGACCACCGATCCGTGGGCCGCCCGCTTTGCAGTCATTATCGCCGACGTGTGGAAGACCGCGCCTTTCATGGCACTGTTGATCCTCGCCGGTTTGCAGATGGTTCCGCAGGGTGTCTACGAGGCCGCGCGCGTGGATGGCGCCTCCAAATGGCAGCAATTCACCCAGATCACATTGCCGCTGATTAAGCCTGCCCTGATGGTGGCCATTTTGTTCCGAACGCTCGACGCACTGCGCATGTATGACCTGCCCGTCATTATGATCAGCGAATCCTCCAACTCCCCTACTGCGGTCATCTCGCAGCTGGTCATTCAGGATACGAAGCAGGGTAACTTCAATTCCGCTTCGGCGATGTCCACCTTGATCTTCCTGCTCATCTTTGCGGTGGCGTTCGTCATGGTGAAGTTCCTGGGCGCTGATGTCGGTGGTTCACAAGGAAGTTCGGCTGGGGGAAAGCGCAGGGCGTCGTGGTGGAAAAAGACCAAGGCGCAGCCAGTAGAACCACAGCAGGAAACCGCGACTCGTAATTCGGGTGGCGGAGCGCAAACCAACCCGGCTCTCAGCAACCCGGCCAGCCCAGCAAACCCGGCCCAGACCAACTCCGAGGAGGCCTCACGATGA
- a CDS encoding carbohydrate ABC transporter permease — translation MNKVRNYIGVIFILVWGLAPFYWMVVTALRHKDYTFSTNPLPSHVTTENFKDALDTSGGNDFLGAIVNSLIIGAATTAIALVVGVFTAYALARVDFRGKGLVTGIILAASMFPGIALVTPLFQLFSNIGWLGTYQALIIPNISFVLPLTVYTLTSFFRELPWKLEEAARVDGATRGLAFRKVILPLATPALFTTAILAFIATWNEFMLAKQLSTTKTEPVTVAIARFSGASAFEFPYAATMAAGAIVTVPLVIMVLIFQRRIVSGLTAGGVK, via the coding sequence ATGAATAAGGTGCGTAACTACATCGGCGTGATCTTTATCCTCGTGTGGGGCTTAGCCCCGTTTTATTGGATGGTCGTCACGGCGCTGCGACACAAGGATTACACGTTCTCCACGAACCCGCTGCCAAGCCACGTAACCACGGAGAACTTCAAGGATGCGCTGGATACCAGTGGTGGAAACGACTTTTTGGGTGCCATCGTCAACTCACTGATCATCGGGGCCGCCACCACGGCGATTGCGCTGGTCGTGGGTGTGTTCACCGCTTACGCCCTGGCCCGCGTGGATTTTCGTGGCAAGGGATTGGTCACAGGTATTATCCTGGCGGCCTCGATGTTCCCCGGCATTGCTCTGGTCACGCCCCTGTTCCAGCTGTTTTCGAACATCGGCTGGCTGGGAACCTACCAGGCGCTAATTATTCCGAACATCAGCTTCGTGCTGCCGTTGACGGTGTACACACTGACCAGCTTCTTCCGCGAGCTGCCGTGGAAACTGGAAGAAGCTGCGCGCGTGGACGGCGCCACCCGCGGCCTGGCCTTCCGTAAGGTGATCCTGCCGCTGGCCACCCCGGCACTATTCACCACAGCGATTTTGGCGTTCATCGCCACGTGGAACGAGTTCATGTTGGCCAAGCAGCTGTCCACCACCAAGACCGAGCCCGTGACCGTTGCTATCGCCCGGTTCTCCGGTGCCAGCGCGTTCGAATTCCCCTACGCCGCCACGATGGCCGCCGGCGCGATTGTTACGGTTCCGCTGGTGATCATGGTGCTAATCTTCCAGCGCCGCATCGTTTCGGGCCTCACCGCCGGCGGGGTGAAGTAG
- a CDS encoding SDR family oxidoreductase, with protein MFNALINRGKNVWERNKSDRAQRNNSGLTSGTVVVTGAAQGFGRAIAETFSCAGWQVGAYDVDVERLEAWVAEWNGKPGGGNGVRGIIDTGFLDVRDAESWQNTLRDFAAGHGGGINVLINNAGVLYAGDFADQGSFERDAQLVDVNVKGVLFGARAALPYLSAADGGAHLVNLCSASAIYGTPEMATYSATKFAVRGITEALEVEWAARGVLVSSIFPLYANTNMIAKDRTVGMTRLGVHNTPQQVAQKILDVVNGGRSIPAKVHHAVGAQAAVLLQTSHFSPAFLTRYLNGKLVFGGKIRI; from the coding sequence ATGTTTAATGCGCTAATAAATCGTGGAAAGAACGTGTGGGAGCGGAATAAAAGCGATCGAGCCCAGCGCAACAACAGTGGCCTCACCAGTGGCACTGTCGTTGTTACCGGAGCTGCACAGGGGTTTGGCCGTGCAATTGCTGAGACGTTTTCCTGTGCGGGCTGGCAGGTGGGTGCTTATGACGTGGACGTGGAGCGGTTAGAGGCCTGGGTTGCGGAGTGGAACGGCAAACCCGGCGGAGGCAACGGTGTGCGCGGGATAATCGACACGGGATTCTTGGACGTGCGCGATGCAGAATCGTGGCAGAACACACTGCGCGATTTCGCTGCTGGCCACGGTGGCGGGATCAACGTGCTGATCAACAATGCCGGTGTGCTGTATGCGGGGGATTTTGCCGATCAGGGCAGTTTTGAGCGGGATGCCCAGCTGGTTGATGTGAACGTCAAAGGTGTGTTGTTCGGTGCCCGTGCTGCGTTGCCATACTTGAGTGCCGCAGATGGCGGGGCTCATTTGGTTAATTTGTGCAGTGCATCGGCGATTTATGGCACGCCGGAAATGGCTACCTATTCTGCGACGAAGTTCGCAGTGCGGGGTATCACCGAGGCCTTGGAAGTTGAGTGGGCTGCGCGCGGGGTTCTGGTCTCTAGTATCTTCCCGCTGTACGCGAATACCAATATGATTGCCAAAGATCGCACGGTGGGGATGACACGATTGGGTGTGCACAACACACCACAGCAGGTGGCGCAGAAGATCTTAGATGTGGTCAACGGGGGTCGCAGTATCCCAGCCAAGGTTCATCACGCGGTGGGAGCGCAGGCGGCGGTGTTGTTGCAGACCAGCCACTTCTCGCCCGCTTTCCTCACGCGATACCTCAACGGAAAACTGGTTTTCGGCGGGAAAATCCGCATCTAG
- a CDS encoding YdcF family protein has translation MVALHPTRWLLPGVLTSAASYAAVWRFYLPQLRASMPRAVAHVLSVGTAGALLSWGWGAAVFCFDASSSRPVRALGGAGCLAWLGLVNHFARFVVKGVASTKELGSEAAISDRQVEAADAIIVLGAGLTGDRPSPVLARRLDRAVQVIRRLDATASGHAAEKNFQDRGVPVARRLDTVAGGVVGQEGAQDRGVQVARRLDTVAGGVAGQEGAQDRGVLIVSGGQGADEPCSEASAMARYLLEEAQLGVPGARWVVLQEQLATSTEENLANSTRMLLDYRTQERSGKQSQTHDHSGEKCQVSEHHGEANRSWAQRGGGEIMGEEHRIIVVTSDFHVPRTRWHAQRAQRAFPEVCYQIVGAVTPVGARPAAYVREYVASVVQVWLPQLFSRIVSRSRP, from the coding sequence ATGGTCGCGTTGCACCCGACCCGGTGGTTGCTGCCGGGTGTGCTCACAAGTGCGGCCAGCTATGCCGCGGTGTGGCGTTTCTACCTGCCACAATTGCGGGCGAGCATGCCACGCGCTGTGGCTCACGTGTTGTCGGTGGGCACTGCGGGGGCATTGCTGAGCTGGGGGTGGGGTGCGGCGGTTTTTTGTTTCGACGCCTCCTCGTCCCGACCCGTTCGCGCCCTGGGTGGGGCCGGATGCCTTGCGTGGTTGGGTCTGGTGAACCATTTTGCGCGCTTCGTGGTGAAGGGCGTGGCGTCGACCAAAGAATTGGGGAGTGAGGCGGCCATCAGCGACCGGCAGGTGGAAGCTGCGGACGCGATCATTGTGTTGGGGGCGGGGCTTACGGGGGATCGGCCGAGCCCGGTGCTGGCGCGGCGGTTGGACCGCGCGGTGCAGGTGATCCGGCGGTTGGATGCCACGGCCAGTGGTCACGCGGCAGAGAAAAACTTCCAGGACCGCGGGGTGCCAGTGGCACGGCGGTTGGATACGGTGGCTGGCGGAGTTGTGGGGCAGGAGGGTGCTCAGGACCGCGGGGTGCAGGTGGCACGGCGGTTGGATACGGTGGCTGGCGGAGTAGCGGGGCAGGAGGGTGCTCAGGACCGCGGAGTGCTGATCGTAAGTGGGGGACAGGGGGCGGATGAGCCGTGCTCTGAGGCCTCGGCCATGGCTAGATATTTGCTGGAGGAAGCGCAGCTGGGGGTGCCCGGGGCGCGGTGGGTGGTTTTGCAGGAGCAGCTGGCGACCAGTACGGAAGAGAACTTGGCCAATAGCACGCGGATGCTGCTGGACTATCGGACACAGGAGAGGTCGGGCAAGCAAAGCCAGACCCATGACCATTCGGGTGAAAAGTGCCAAGTCAGCGAGCATCATGGCGAAGCGAACCGGTCGTGGGCGCAGCGAGGCGGCGGAGAAATAATGGGCGAAGAACACAGGATCATCGTGGTGACCAGCGATTTCCACGTACCGCGCACGCGGTGGCATGCGCAACGTGCCCAGCGGGCTTTCCCAGAGGTGTGTTATCAGATCGTGGGCGCGGTAACGCCCGTTGGGGCGCGACCTGCTGCTTATGTGAGGGAGTACGTTGCGAGCGTGGTGCAAGTATGGTTGCCTCAATTATTCTCCCGCATAGTTTCCCGGTCCCGTCCCTAA
- the purE gene encoding 5-(carboxyamino)imidazole ribonucleotide mutase — MTDNNNAQNMNNPKSHNGPLVGIVMGSDSDWPTVQPAAEVLAEFNIPMEVGVVSAHRTPERMLDYAREAHTRGIKVIIACAGGAAHLPGMVAAATPLPVIGIPRALGNLDGLDSLLSIVQMPAGVPTATVSIDGAKNAGLLAVRTLAVADAALMQQMVDYQADMRDQVLEKDRKLQQKLLGN; from the coding sequence ATGACTGATAACAACAATGCGCAGAACATGAACAACCCCAAGTCCCACAACGGCCCGCTCGTGGGCATCGTCATGGGCTCGGATTCCGATTGGCCCACGGTGCAGCCCGCGGCCGAGGTCCTCGCGGAATTCAATATCCCCATGGAAGTTGGTGTGGTCAGCGCCCACCGCACGCCGGAGCGCATGTTGGATTACGCTCGCGAGGCCCACACCCGAGGCATCAAAGTAATTATCGCTTGTGCTGGCGGCGCGGCTCACTTACCGGGAATGGTGGCGGCGGCCACTCCGCTTCCGGTCATCGGTATCCCACGTGCGTTGGGCAACCTCGATGGGTTGGATTCCTTGTTGTCCATCGTCCAGATGCCCGCAGGTGTGCCGACCGCTACCGTTTCCATCGATGGTGCCAAGAACGCGGGTTTGTTGGCGGTGCGCACCCTCGCCGTCGCCGATGCTGCCCTCATGCAGCAGATGGTCGATTACCAGGCAGATATGCGCGACCAGGTCCTGGAAAAGGATCGTAAGCTACAGCAAAAGCTGTTGGGGAATTAG